From a region of the Athene noctua chromosome 14, bAthNoc1.hap1.1, whole genome shotgun sequence genome:
- the LIN7C gene encoding protein lin-7 homolog C, which yields MAALGEPVRLERDICRAIELLEKLQRSGEVPPQKLQALQRVLQSEFCNAVREVYEHVYETVDISSSPEVRANATAKATVAAFAASEGHSHPRVVELPKTEEGLGFNIMGGKEQNSPIYISRIIPGGIADRHGGLKRGDQLLSVNGVSVEGEHHEKAVELLKAAQGKVKLVVRYTPKVLEEMESRFEKMRSAKRRQQN from the exons ATGGCGGCGCTGGGCGAGCCGGTGCGGCTGGAGCGAG ACATCTGCAGAGCTATTGAGTTGCTGGAAAAATTACAGAGAAGTGGAGAAGTGCCACCACAAAAGCTACAGGCATTGCAAAGGGTCCTTCAAAGTGAATTCTGTAATGCTGTAAGGGAG GTATATGAACATGTATACGAAACTGTGGATATCAGCAGTAGCCCAGAAGTTAGAGCTAATGCAACAGCAAAG GCCACTGTAGCTGCATTTGCGGCTAGTGAAGGTCATTCCCATCCCAGAGTGGTTGAACTACCTAAAACCGAAGAAGGTCTTGGATTCAACATTATGGGAGGCAAAGAACAAAATTCTCCAATCTACATCTCTCGAATTATCCCTGGCGGTATAGCTGACAGACATGGGGGCCTGAAACGTGGAGACCAGCTGCTTTCTGTAAACGGAGTG AGTGTCGAAGGGGAACACCATGAAAAAGCAGTAGAACTGCTGAAGGCAGCTCAAGGAAAGGTTAAATTAGTTGTGCGTTATACACCAAAGGTCCTGGAAGAAATGGAGTCGAGATTTGAAAAAATGAGATCGGCAAAACGCAGGCAGCAAAATTAA